Proteins co-encoded in one Nicotiana sylvestris chromosome 7, ASM39365v2, whole genome shotgun sequence genomic window:
- the LOC104237361 gene encoding uncharacterized protein, which yields MGSAMAEQQLLSMGFPQDLAAEALTATGGDIVKATDWILQKDSCNFNPKSLSSSTTDQRSSPPPFQPKIDRFFQFQSKPLTSTYISTLKPTVTTKGLATHEEEEVEEDYEPQLTKRPKLVVESEKEKKKKPPHEPLSERMRPRTLDEVVGQDHILAQKSLLRSAIDCGRLPSLLLWGPPGTGKTSIARAIVNTWSASENNIYRFVSLSAVTSGVKDVRYAVDEARRLKKKSNKRTILFIDEVHRFNKGQQDSFLPVIEDGSVIFIGATTENPSFHLITPLLSRCRVLTLNPLKPQHIASLLRRAAADSNKGLCCSMGEMLKIEVNDECVEFLSENCDGDARVALNALEISATTAVARSQMARGSNGELESAVITLDDVKEAMQCKHLAYDRAGDEHYNLISALHKSMRGSDADASIYWLARMLEGGEEPLYIARRLVRFASEDVGLADPSALCQTVACYQACHFIGMPECNVILAQCVAYLALAPKSISVYRAIGKAQKVVRESVGQNEGVSLHLRNATTKLMKDLGYGKDYIYPPDNPNSSSQTYLPPSLQGYKFLNWPNVASNYR from the coding sequence ATGGGGAGCGCCATGGCTGAGCAGCAACTTCTGAGCATGGGCTTTCCGCAAGACTTAGCCGCCGAAGCTCTTACGGCAACCGGCGGCGATATCGTCAAAGCTACCGACTGGATTCTCCAGAAAGATTCTTGCAATTTCAACCCAAAATCTCTGTCTTCTTCTACTACCGATCAACGCTCGTCCCCTCCTCCATTTCAGCCCAAAATCGATCGTTTCTTTCAATTCCAATCCAAACCCCTAACCTCCACGTATATATCAACCCTTAAACCCACTGTTACTACTAAGGGGTTGGCGACccacgaagaagaagaagtagaagaagatTATGAACCCCAATTAACAAAGCGTCCAAAATTAGTAGTAGaatctgaaaaagaaaagaaaaagaaaccccCTCACGAACCCTTGTCCGAACGAATGCGACCTCGTACCCTAGACGAGGTTGTTGGTCAAGACCATATTTTGGCGCAAAAATCCCTTCTTCGATCAGCCATTGACTGCGGTCGTCTCCCTTCACTACTCTTGTGGGGTCCACCTGGTACCGGCAAAACATCCATTGCTCGAGCCATAGTCAACACTTGGTCTGCTTCTGAAAATAATATATACCGGTTTGTCTCCTTATCGGCAGTCACTTCGGGGGTTAAGGATGTTAGATATGCTGTTGACGAAGCGAGAAGGCTGAAAAAGAAGAGCAACAAGAGGACTATTTTGTTCATTGATGAAGTTCACAGGTTCAACAAGGGCCAACAAGATTCCTTTTTGCCGGTTATTGAGGACGGCAGTGTTATTTTCATTGGAGCAACTACTGAAAACCCATCATTTCATTTGATTACGCCGTTATTGTCCAGGTGCAGAGTTTTGACTCTCAATCCCTTAAAACCCCAACATATTGCTTCCCTCCTCAGGCGTGCTGCGGCTGATTCTAACAAGGGGCTGTGTTGTTCTATGGGTGAGATGTTGAAAATTGAAGTGAATGATGAGTGTGTAGAGTTTCTTTCAGAAAATTGTGATGGAGATGCTAGGGTGGCATTGAATGCCTTGGAAATCTCGGCTACCACTGCTGTTGCACGGTCGCAAATGGCGAGAGGATCAAACGGGGAGTTAGAGTCTGCAGTTATAACTCTGGATGATGTAAAAGAAGCAATGCAGTGTAAGCATTTGGCTTATGACAGAGCAGGGGATGAACATTATAATCTTATCAGTGCGCTTCACAAATCCATGAGAGGAAGTGACGCTGACGCTTCCATTTATTGGCTGGCGAGAATGTTGGAAGGGGGTGAAGAGCCTCTCTACATAGCCCGCAGGCTGGTCAGGTTTGCTAGTGAAGATGTGGGGTTAGCTGATCCATCGGCTCTTTGCCAGACGGTTGCTTGCTACCAAGCTTGCCATTTTATCGGCATGCCCGAGTGCAATGTTATCCTTGCTCAGTGTGTTGCTTATTTGGCCCTGGCTCCCAAGTCTATTTCTGTCTATAGAGCAATAGGGAAAGCTCAAAAAGTGGTAAGAGAATCAGTTGGACAAAATGAAGGGGTTTCCCTTCATCTTAGGAATGCAACAACTAAGCTAATGAAGGATCTTGGTTATGGGAAGGATTATATTTATCCTCCTGACAATCCGAACTCATCATCCCAGACTTATTTGCCACCATCTCTTCAAGGTTATAAGTTTCTCAACTGGCCAAACGTTGCATCAAATTATCGATGA